CTTTGAGAAAACTGTAATAGATGAAGTAACAGGGATAAAAGTTGCCATTTCCCCTAAAGATTGTGtaatgaaataaatgattgaaCCCATAAACAGATATGCTATTAATGATCCTACTGGACCTGAATTAGTTAATGGAGTAGCAATACCTATGAATAGACCAGTACCAATGGTACCACCCAAAGCGATCATACCAAGATGACGTTGCTTTAATGCTCTTTTAACTTGAGTATCATGATATTGAGCTtcttctgcttcttcttcttgatcaTCTTCATGATGAGTGGCTATCCTTGATCTTGTTAGGGAATGAGTTATGGAATTTATATCTGCATTAAATTGGTTTGTGTGAGCtagtttctttttatcGAAGACTATCTTTTCATCGTTTATGGTTTCAATACCATTTTCATAGACGTTGTTTCCTTCTTCGATGCTATGTATTTCGGAAGTATCCTTCTCTTCGGAGTTTGACGATATCAGATTTCTGAATCTCgacatttttattttgtttgtgtaatttatattattaaaggaAGTGTGGCgtttttcctttcctttcttGTGTGTTGTTTAAAAGAAGTTCTTGGcttttgtttgttttcttcagtAAAATAGTATACAGAGCGAAACAGGTACGAATTTGGTAACGAGATCAACGGCAGATGGATGACAACGATTGTCGATTGTATATCTAGCGATGAGTACTGAGAGTTGGTTGGTCACTTTTTAAAGTTTATCTAAACAGGTTTGAAAGAGGTTTTCACTGAGACCATTATCAGTAATTATTGAAGAGTTCAGCTTTGTTTTATAGGAGGGAAGGGAATTTTcattccaaaaatattgtaaatttttccttgggattttaatttttcacttttcgTTCAGCGTCGTGCGGTCTCTTCTGAGCGCGATGTGTACTTTGtgaaacttttcaaattagTCAGTCACACTTCTCGCTTCTCGACAACTGCAACAAGCAAACAAGAAAGGCGGTGGCCGGAGGGTAACATGCATTTGGGAATGGGggtcttctttttttggtGGAAAAATTGGGTGTCACCCTAGGGAAACCTAATTAAATGTTACACATGGGTAGAGTACGTAAAGTGTCAGTTATTGAGATAGTTGGAGGAAGTTGAATAATAAGCAACAATAATGAGCCGCTATGACTATTGCTTTTTTTGCCAAGAGATTaaccaaaaaaaagttaGGGTGTGAAGGTTGTATTAATACAGTATCAAGAACCTTTTATTGTAGTTCTAAGACTCATTTTTTAATTCGGACACACTCACTTGTGCATAAATATTCTTGCTTGAAAGGTTGTACGTATGAAATTGTGGACATGCACAATGGCACCTCTCTGTATATTCAGGTACAAAGTCTTAAGAGTTGCAATACAACTTACCTGTAAAGATAACAATCGGACATTCTTTTGAGTTTCTACTATATTGTGTTGCAATTTGTTTATGGATTTGTCATCGTAGTGGATACAGTAAAAATGACTATTTAGTTTGCAACAAGTCCGAAAACTCGGACTAACTAGTTTTATAGCCTGTTAAgttgtttttttctctttagTAAGCATACATATTTAGTTATAAGTTTAAAGTACAAGGCAATATGGAGCTGTCGATAGGAAAGAGGTGTTGCCACTTAGTAGCTTTTATTTACATGAAATATTCCACGCGAGTAAACAGGTGTAGACGTAAACCTCTTTTTTGAGAAACTTGAAAGTTATTTTCTATTATCCTGTAACCTGTAGTTTTGGTTCAAcatacaaatatatatatatatatatatgtgcGTATAGAGTTGTACGGTCCACCACCTGTAGATACAGAGAGTATgtttttaaagaattaagtAACTTTAACCGATTTTAAACGCGGAGCTTCTAAAAACCCTTACTCTGGATCTAGGgttactttttttttatcaaaattaatattcttaaCAATCGCCATTCCCCGCATGctccttttcttttgtaaaAGAATTACACCTAATCTTCCGTCTAATTCCGaatagaagaaaaaaggCCAAGTAAAATTATTTCCTCACTGTCCATCCGTACCTCGCATATATAATGTCTAATTTAGCACGTGGACGGAATCACAATATTTTCCGAGAGGAATACGAAGAGGAGTTCGGTGACGGAGAGTTTCCAAGGGAAACAAAAAGCTGTCCCCGTCAAAAACATTTTACAGTGGAAAATTTTGACTTCATTGCTTTTCTTGTTTCCGCAAAGAAAAGGCCGTATTTGATTACGAACGGCTTTAAATCGTTGCGGtaacaacaagaaaagtGGAAGGATAAATAATGTGTCATTCAGCCTTACTTCATGTATGTAATCGAGTGACACATTCTTCCGAAGAAATTGCACAAAGCCATACATACTAAAGAAGATAGGGTGAATTAAGAAGcttgttttttatatatacattatcTTGGGAATGTACAGTAATTCTAAATATACATACACACGAGGATCCTGTTGCCGCCGATGACAACGGTGGTACTAAAAAGTCCATTAGTTACATACTACCTAGAGCTTTTGTAAACTTTTAGATGGCATAACGCGAATAGAAAAATTAGGGGACCACTACCTTTTAAATATTACACATAATAAAGTACGGTACAATAAGCATCGTTTTTTTTACAACATGTATACGTGAACACATCATAAACGTTTATGCTTGCATCAATGACAAGGTTGAAGTATCTGTAAAGACAagaataattattttattatcacAGAGGACCAGCTGATATGTCAATTTTAGATATTAATACCGAAGAAACATTAGAAGGTAAATCtaaaatagtaataaaaagTACAGAATCGTTGGAACAGCATGATTTGCAAGGGAATGAAGACAAGAATACCCCTACGACAACAccttcaaaagaaaatgtgtctgaaaatgaaaaagatgaatatCATGAAGTTAAAAGAGACCTTAGTAAACGTCATATTGCAATGATTGCCCTCGGTGGAACCATAGGTACAGGATTATTCCTTGGTATTGCTAATCCATTAATGATTTCAGGACCAGTTGGTTCTTTAATAGCTTACCTTTTCTTAGGGACCGTGGTTTATTCAGTAACTCAATCATTAGGGGAAATGGCAACTTTTATCCCCGTCACTGCTTCATTTACCATTTTTTCACATCGGTTTCTATCACCTGCATTGGGTGCTGCAAATGGTTACATGTATTGGTTTTCTTGGGCAATGACTTTCGCCTTGGAATTATCTGTCGTGGGccaaattattcaattctgGACTTTTGCTGTACCTTTACCTGCATggatttcaatattttggGTAATATTAACTATCTCAAATTTATTTCCTGTTAGAATTTATggtgaaattgaattttggattgcatttttgaaagtaaATGCTATCTTAGGGTTcataatatattgtttttgtaTAGTTTGTGGAGCAGGTAAAACTGGTCCTGTTGGATTCAGGTATTGGAGGAACCCAGGTCCCTGGGGTACAGGAATTATTTCAAGTAATATTGCTGAAGCAAGATTTTTAGGATGGGCTTCCAGTTTAATTAATGCCGCATTTACTTTTCAAGGAACTGAGTTGGTAGGTATTACTGCCGGTGAAGCTGCTAATCCAAGACAAACTGTTCCAAAAGCAATTAGAAAGGTAGTTTTCAGAATTTTAGTGTTTTATATACTGTCGTTGTTTTTCATTGGATTATTGGTGCCTTATGATGAtgtgaaattgaaaagtgAAAATTCTTATGTGTCGTCTTCCCCATTTATTATTGCAATTGAAAATTCCGGAACTAAAATTCTTCCACATATTTTTAATGGAGTAATTTTAGTAACTATTATATCGGCAGGTAATAGTAATGTATATATCGGTTCAAGACTATTATTTGGATTAGCCAAGAATGGGACTGGTCCCAAATTATTTGCGAAAACTACAAAGAGTGGTGTTCCAGTTTTTGCTGTGGTATTCACGTCTTTATTTGGTGCATTAGCATTTATGGAAACATCAACTGGTGGTGATGAGGCCTTTCAATGGTTGTTGAACGTAGTTGGTGTTGCAGGGTTTTTCTCCTGgttattaatatccttTGCACATATAAGGTTCATGCAATGTTTACAATCCCGTGGTATTTCTAGAAATGATCTTCCATTTAAAGCAAAATTTATGCCATATTTAGCATATTATGCCACAATTGTGAtgatcattattatttttttccaagGGTTTACAGCCTTTGCACCAAAATTTGATGTTCTAAACTTTTTCGCATCGTATATATCagttttccttttctttattttctggGGAAGTTTCCAACTATGGTTTAAATGTCGTTATGTTTGGAAATTAGTAGATATCGACATTGACAAGGATAGAAGAGAAATAGAGGATAGAGTATGGCAAGATACCACACCCGCAAATCTATGGGGTAAATTCTGGGATTTTGTAGCTTGAATAagattaataatattcaatatatctGTCCTAAACTTTTGTAAAAGGATAGTATTAGTCAGAAAAATGGACTACTGTTTGTAAGAAGTACAGTTTTATGTAACTAAAAATGCCCTCATACTGAAGGAGTGTTCGATGTGATATCAGAATAGcataattatattatttaagaGCGTCTACAATATATAGCAAGTGGCCCTTTGCACGTCAGGGCAGAGGAAGGCTTGCTATGGGGAGTTATTGGCTGGAGTATTAAAACTCCAAGTACTATGAATCACTTACTTTGACCTTAGGTGctatctatatatttttggtGTTgctttttgtttgtttacATTTCAATGTCATATCTCTATAAAAGCGATGCTAGGGGTGATTTAAATCGCAGTAGCCTAGCATTACTGGTAGAAGTAATTTATGTTAGCATTATTACACCGTATCCAAGCCGGTTTGTTATTTGTGTCTCTCATGTTAGATTCAGAAGAGCAGTGCATGTTCAAAGTAAACCTACTGGAGAATTAGGTTTCAAATCTCAAGTGGGTGTTTGGGGATCAAGTTACGCTGCTATTATGACGATATGCATTTTAATTGCTCAGTTTTGGGTTGTTATTGCTCCTATTGGTGATGGTAAATTGGAAACAAAGAacttatttgaaaattatttggCTATGCCAATCTTATTGGCGTTATACTTTGGTTACAAGATATATACTAAAAACTGGactatttttattaaagctaaagatattgatttaatatctcatagaaatattttcgatgaagaaattattaaacaagaagaagatgaatatCGTGGGAAATTAAGAAATGGTCCAATCTGGCGTAGAGTTTAGGGATTTCTGGTGTTAGAAAAACCAATTAAtcctttttttgtttacgTACTTTAAGGTCTTactaatagtaataatttttgttattattacgATATCTTCATTTCACCCCAAGCCATGACACATTCCTCTTATTATCTCCTTTTTTTCTGATCTAATGTTTCCTTCCTAATGCAAACTATTCTTATCCagtttttgtttattttatctaTAATACTTTTCCATTTGTAATTATActtaatatttattacgTTATATCCCTTTCGTAATAATGGTATTTCGTATTCAAAAGGCAACGGTAAAATTGCCAGTTGAGTTTACCGAACATTGGGATTCTACTAGATAAGATTTTACTGTAGGTcatatatatgtgtatatggtattttattttcatataaaaaattaggGGAGAAAAATTAACAATCGATTTGAAACTCaaattaaaacaaattCGCCACCCAGTCAGTATAAACGTATAAAATGAGGTATAGGAATTCCCATCCAGtttatatcttttgtttcgttattgttgttgactatgatacaaaaaaaaaaacgaaaacaaaaattttaaatatgACTGAAGTAAACAATACTGAGATAGAAGTCGCTGAAAGAGCGAGAAAAGAGCGGCTTAGTGTTGCTATCGGAGAAAAGGTAATCTTAGAAATCTTTCTTGGATGCAAACTTTTCCAAGGAAAGACAACTAGTGAAAACATTACCACCATCCTTTTTTTGTATTAGCGTTAATCTCTGATTGTCTGCGCAATTGGTACATTAAGCGGGGACCGCAGTTCCACGAAAATTACCAACAGGTGCTAACAACTGGAAGCGCCTGTAGTGCGGCAGTGTCCGCCGGGTTAAGCGACACAATTGCTGATTTACTCAAAAGTTTAAAAGGTTAAAccagaaataaaaatgatttattattaattgatatttcaactctattattttttttagtttaaattagaaaaagGAGACACAAGGATGCCCATTCAGTTGATATCTTCTGTCATAatagttgttgttgtttttcttaGTGGTATGGTTtacaaaaataatggaacAGAAGATATCAACTGAATGGGCATGCTTGTGCCTCCTTTTATACTCATAGGGCCGCGAATTTGTGTCACATTGTTTCCAATTTTGTGTCACTTGTGTCAATTTTTTAGATGAAAGTACGTAAAATACCATATGCTTTAGCGTTGTTACGCGCCGAAATCGCCCACAAATAGCCGTAGctatttttccaaatttaaCGGGGAAAAGTTTTCAGATTCGTTAACCCTTCCATCTTGGTCGCCAAAAAAATACTATAAAATTTTACAgagtttgtttattttgagtttattattattacacCTACATTACATAACCTTTTTAATGCTAGGTCCGAATTGTAAAATATACCGTGACACAGTGTAAATACAGTGGACTAGAGTGAGTTATCTACAGtaacataaaaaaatgggaaCTATGGCCTGTCATCcagaaaatatttctatCATTTGGCGTAACTTCTGTTAATAGTGAGAGAAGTTTTTCAACTGCAGGAAGATTTTACGGGCAAAACCTCATATTCTTGCAGACGAGACGACTGAAAGCCTACTTctgataaatattttatattccaATTTCCCTGACaatgatatctttattGATACAGTTTTTGGAGTTTGATTCTACTCTCAGTCTTCTATTATTTATAGtgtatatattattatctatcTTGAAGCTTTTACTGCTGATGGGCCAAATTTTTTCGCATGAGTGTATTCTTTTCGGGAGTTTTTTAAGCTTGATATTGCCCCTATATTATTTTCGATAGATGaaaattttgttttttacAATTAGGTATTGACcgttatttttcttatttggGCCCTTACCCCTAATCCGGCGCATAACAACGCAAATATGCATGTATGACATATGACATGTGGGTACTGCGTCCAGACATGGCAGAAGTTGGGTAGGGGGGTGGGTTGGATTAAAATTTGGGGCCATAGAAGCCGGGCTAGAAGGCCTCTAATTGGGTCCGGCCcggggggggggggggcGACCTTGGTAGGTATTTTCATCTGAGTGTTAGAAACGGTTGGCCTATATTttgggggggggggggtaaaaaatattctccCCTTCCCATGTCATACTGTGTCTAGGTGTCAGGCCTGGGACGGATAGGATTTTTGGTCTACCCTAAGGGATTTTGGGCCTACCCTACCTTTTTCTAATCCCCAGTGAAAATCTTCAACCCAATCCTAATCCAAACCCATCCATTTTCTTCAGTGTTCCATGCGAGCTTAATAGTAGTGCCATATTAAGTGTTTCATGACAGCTTTTTAGTACAATATGTCTCAAATGTCTTGTTATCTGTACATATAGTATTTAAGTGGATAATAGcccatatttttcatctgCTTGAGAGTTTAAATGTTTTGAAGGttaaacaaatatataattgtaCATCTGTTTGCCTCTTGGTAAGTGATTCACAATAAACTAATGAAATAAAACTAAAGATAGTTCCTTACGTACTTCTTGTATGTGTGAATATGTATAGCCCGGATCAATCCCTTGAACCGCGGTGTGGCATATATACGTGGATATTGTAATAAGGTAGAAGATAGAAAGATTCGCCTTGAATATGTACAtaaacaaaggaaaaaccAGCTAACAACAAATAGATATAGTGAATCAACAATATACACTATTAAATAACTATTAAATAGGCAATGCACATCATCAACATTAACATCAACAACTACATtatgaacaacaacaacaacaacaatactCAAGATGTTCTGATAACTCTCAGGTAAATGAACAAATAGACCCCCCGTGGCTCTAGTGCTAAATCAGCACAGAATCCCTTTTCGTTGGTTGCCTCCgcaatttctttcttcaataattttgtCTTTGGATCATAATCCTCAACTTGCTTTCTTTATGCGATTGGTTTCAAAGAACCAATGCCTCCCAGATGATCATACAAACGTTCTAAAATAGGAGGGAACTTATCATCAGCTATAAAGTTGGCTGAAAATGTAATGAATGGTGGCAAGACACTCATCCCTGTATAAAATAACTTCCGGTGATTAATGGGGaaaaaatatcttcaattggACCATTTACACCTGGGTGGCAGGATATGGAATCTCGGTCCCATTGACGGAGACCATCGGCATTCCCTTCTTACCAGCAAAGGAGCCATCACCATATCTTTTACGAAGCTGCTATGCTAACCCAGCACTAAAGACACGATCAACCGAACCCTTCAAGATAGCAGGAAGATTAGCCTACCACAATGGCAATGGAAGATGACTATATCAGCcctttccaatttttcttgttcagcGATGACATCTGAAGTCAATTTGTGATTTTGGTACGCAGTTGAGGATCCGCTTACGATCTTTAgtcttcttcctttttcaTGAGTTTCAGGGAAGTCATATTCTCTGATTCtgatttccaattcatcCTGTAAAAATCTGACACTTTGACTTCACGGCCTTGAGATCTGAATTTCTTAATGGTAGCGTCTAAAAGGGATccattgaaagatttacGATCTAGATGAGcgaaaataattaaaactTTTTGACGCTGTTAAAATCTGTCATTTTTGACTGTTTACATGATTGTAACTTTTGCTTTTTCTTGGTTTCTTGTTGACTTGATATGTAATTATCCAAATCCTCCTAAAGCTAAGAGTAGTAGAAAATGGTATACAGAATCTATTTCGAAAATGTAGTTCTTCCTCGAGACTAGCATGTTATTTATACACTTTCcatttgattttcttaCAGAATCCTGATTGTTACCTCGATGAACATCCTTATGTACTAGACCGTAGATAACTGATTCTTTAACTGTGTATTGTTTGTTTGCTGATGTAATATTCAGTAAAATTGTGCCAAATTATACTATGGAAGTACAGTACAGGGCGGTAGGGAATGTATGCGTCTATAGAGTATACTAATAAATGGGCGAAACTTTGACTAATAGTTGGGTATAAAATACCAACGCTGAAGTATACCACTGCCTTTATTGTAAATGTATGCTCATTCCTACCTAGgtagttattattaaatgatcGGAAATTATCCCATACCAAGGAAAGACGAAGATATGGGAAGTAACATTCTATACAGCCTTTTCACGAGAATCGCCTGGACGATCAGTTTTATAAAATCAACCTCTATTACACCATCGGAGaatgttttttctttctgaTTCATTCCTGTCGGGATCTTGAGAAAATTCAACCCTTTACTATCAATAGCGTATGCACCAGATCACTCGGAGCAGTGGATACATCAGGGACAGGTGAGGACGTCTCGATGGcttatattttcaatatcatgtTTATTATGCATCAAGGGCCAGAAAATCACAACTGTAATaaataacaatttttttagtGCATAATATCCTGTGAGATacgtttcttatttttgatttccAAGTTGATATATATCTGTTTTTCTATCTATTCAATAGTCCATTCTGTCTGTCAGTGCTGGgcataatattttattttattatggtagtttttttttcgaTTGGTTATGCTATTTAAGTAgtaagaaatattttcaaagagCAGCAGTTTTGGTTTTGAATTcatgaatatttatatattaaaatgCAATACATATTGTGTTGGAAATAGGTCATAACTGTCCTGTGGATCAGTTAAATTGGGAAAAATATGTGTAGCAATGTTACTAACACTTTTTTCAAGGTATAACCAGGCCTCCTCTTTTAGCATTTGCTAAAGAGTACTATACATAACATAGACATATAACAATATAtctcttatatattttatttctctaTAATATCTCATCGTGAAGATCTTACTTTTCTCCTTGTCGTCTCGGCATATCTACTGTACGTACGTTACGACACTATTGTGTGTCTGTAAATCAATGTCCTTTTAGCAAATCGACATATATGTACCatatatatcaatatattgACATCTATTCAGAACGTGACAGTGACATTTGTACTCTTACTGTAAATTACTTCTTATTGATAGTTCAGGCTTATCTTTCTATTAGTACATTCACGCATAATATATTGGTTTGGTTTCAGTTACttattttaattaataGGCAGAGGATAATAAGGTGACCATCAAAGGTATCTAAGATCAGGATACAACTACTATTTAGCTTATACTCTCCCATCCCCAAGTCTATAAATCTAGGTGTGACTTATAGCAACTAAACCAACCTCACACTGCACTATCCTATAAAGCAGTAAAACaagatattttaaagaGTCTTTTCTTGGGTGAAAACACCCAAAGTCAAAGCTTCCTAGAAGAAACTGAAACATT
Above is a genomic segment from Naumovozyma dairenensis CBS 421 chromosome 6, complete genome containing:
- the NDAI0F04200 gene encoding amino acid permease (similar to Saccharomyces cerevisiae ALP1 (YNL270C) and CAN1 (YEL063C); ancestral locus Anc_1.83) — its product is MSILDINTEETLEGKSKIVIKSTESLEQHDLQGNEDKNTPTTTPSKENVSENEKDEYHEVKRDLSKRHIAMIALGGTIGTGLFLGIANPLMISGPVGSLIAYLFLGTVVYSVTQSLGEMATFIPVTASFTIFSHRFLSPALGAANGYMYWFSWAMTFALELSVVGQIIQFWTFAVPLPAWISIFWVILTISNLFPVRIYGEIEFWIAFLKVNAILGFIIYCFCIVCGAGKTGPVGFRYWRNPGPWGTGIISSNIAEARFLGWASSLINAAFTFQGTELVGITAGEAANPRQTVPKAIRKVVFRILVFYILSLFFIGLLVPYDDVKLKSENSYVSSSPFIIAIENSGTKILPHIFNGVILVTIISAGNSNVYIGSRLLFGLAKNGTGPKLFAKTTKSGVPVFAVVFTSLFGALAFMETSTGGDEAFQWLLNVVGVAGFFSWLLISFAHIRFMQCLQSRGISRNDLPFKAKFMPYLAYYATIVMIIIIFFQGFTAFAPKFDVLNFFASYISVFLFFIFWGSFQLWFKCRYVWKLVDIDIDKDRREIEDRVWQDTTPANLWGKFWDFVA
- the NDAI0F04210 gene encoding uncharacterized protein, with the protein product MSYLYKSDARGDLNRSSLALLVEVIYVSIITPYPSRFVICVSHVRFRRAVHVQSKPTGELGFKSQVGVWGSSYAAIMTICILIAQFWVVIAPIGDGKLETKNLFENYLAMPILLALYFGYKIYTKNWTIFIKAKDIDLISHRNIFDEEIIKQEEDEYRGKLRNGPIWRRV